A region from the Agrococcus sp. SL85 genome encodes:
- the ruvC gene encoding crossover junction endodeoxyribonuclease RuvC encodes MPGPSPVRVLGVDPGLTRCGIGVVDVERRVPSLVHVEVVRSDADEAIEQRLLRIGRGVEAAIDAHRPRVIAIERVFAQANLRSVMGVAQISGIVLRAAAERGIPIAMLTPSEVKAAVTGYGGADKRQVAEMVRRLLRLEAAPRPADAADALAIAIAEGWRVRAVASAVATPAQQAWAAAETAARRR; translated from the coding sequence ATGCCGGGGCCGTCGCCCGTGCGGGTGCTCGGCGTCGACCCCGGCCTCACCCGCTGCGGCATCGGCGTCGTCGACGTCGAGCGGCGCGTGCCGAGCCTCGTGCACGTCGAGGTCGTGCGCTCCGACGCCGACGAGGCGATCGAGCAGCGGCTGCTGCGGATCGGTCGCGGCGTCGAGGCCGCCATCGACGCGCACCGGCCCCGCGTGATCGCGATCGAGCGCGTCTTCGCGCAGGCGAACCTGCGCTCTGTCATGGGCGTCGCCCAGATCTCGGGCATCGTGCTGCGGGCCGCGGCGGAGCGCGGCATCCCGATCGCGATGCTCACGCCCTCCGAGGTCAAGGCCGCCGTCACGGGCTATGGCGGCGCCGACAAGCGTCAGGTGGCCGAGATGGTGCGGCGCCTGCTGCGGCTCGAGGCGGCGCCGCGTCCCGCCGACGCCGCGGATGCGCTCGCGATCGCCATCGCGGAGGGCTGGCGCGTGCGCGCCGTCGCGTCCGCCGTGGCGACCCCGGCGCAGCAGGCGTGGGCTGCGGCCGAGACGGCGGCCCGGCGGCGCTGA